Proteins found in one Mucilaginibacter gracilis genomic segment:
- a CDS encoding NACHT domain-containing protein, giving the protein MGKLFDEFGNLSFHNEAEVSQNFILPLLQTYLGYALQEILPEHYYAAKDVYSGVKFSEGGSKSLNHRPDFVICLDGDAMKPKFIIDSKGPNEGIDDHLGQLRSYAISVGKNFLMMTNGKELKVYDVNTLLFYSADISDLQIKLSYLVELLGRDNQAMKSDIHILKEFNYEYAISGAGVSLADQELQRKKVILADFQPYLRKVSTDFMNWHLPTQHFQAINNLEARKIDPNLLLSFHSHTSKDDRLPDKSPLKLQQIESDDAVRIKLIVGETGSGKTSLLRYLAYKAAQFCIDYQETRIPIFVSLREIGHGYKLEDLILAGLNRNGYSCTSFFDLPDKNDFIFYLDAFDEIGEDFRPEVFTAIQNLSHKSFCYISTRPNALPAFRPSATFDLLPISETQIKEIVRQHIDSRYYEFQRQIDDHNLRAESGNILLLLFLISLFKESGTLPGTVSKIIAAIVARVKIWQDGKNLQHQAVKWEVLESLLASLAFELFHSGEIALTLAGTERLLLIALPELEKQRKLPPGMTTAEVLDIIAKTGLLIVNHDHLYFWHRLFLNHFAALGLKAKYLQDSNTISTLIADERWNVVIVGLAALLPSVTGVVSQLENNLWLSGYCLVENNNCGDNEAGRIIAKLIQQTNSSVPDVRQKAARYLSVIDLAPARQFFFDVFAGDYPADIKMIALSTIGKTRSSEARAIIYQQLDWEESSFLMGPSAQAHVARGLYYYDETEHLQIVSNWKKTMNYLMDQECKNIFIELYSQNRLTPQLIAALKDLYIDEYKAKGHGMEKLGALAKILSLVPDDVFAAKILDLPFIDKELSKVDSIYELLKEYRSQAVIELVIAKLFDSGEEHYIVEKLAEIIVDSAYDVPKETFFKLITHSDSNIASHAIGALKRFSYAEVKEVVEQHLYAEQPQLQSWAVRVLVDNGEIVRLVRSQKFPHKFFTPGAHTLLKGVRRFHLTEALPLMERVFEALAENKRYESEVTLAMDLAGSYYFLGTIKKHTEIVSWFFDGISFLQKSDNLHFHLMRHLKYIEPELAVAVADCYFRTYFPDGDPIRFKTGVFLDAIDDLGQYALVPRVKQIAEALLSDAKQARTHAGYELERPMRSLVKLVTSADEDWILERLDDMNYNDGFEFPQLRRAAECLAFAGTTKALSYLRQIAKQHSENEIILNVCQNAYEQICSREKILFANGDLLQVRNT; this is encoded by the coding sequence ATGGGAAAACTATTTGATGAATTCGGCAACTTGTCTTTTCATAACGAAGCCGAGGTAAGCCAGAACTTTATTTTACCACTATTACAAACCTATTTGGGTTATGCCTTGCAGGAAATTCTACCAGAGCATTACTATGCTGCTAAGGATGTTTACTCCGGGGTGAAATTTAGTGAAGGTGGTTCTAAAAGTTTGAATCACCGGCCTGACTTTGTCATTTGTCTGGATGGTGACGCCATGAAACCCAAATTTATCATCGACAGCAAGGGGCCAAACGAAGGTATCGATGACCACTTGGGGCAGCTAAGATCTTACGCTATCAGCGTTGGGAAAAATTTCCTAATGATGACGAATGGAAAGGAGTTGAAAGTTTATGATGTCAACACACTTCTTTTCTATTCAGCAGATATATCGGATCTACAGATTAAGCTTAGTTATTTGGTAGAACTGTTGGGCAGAGATAATCAGGCCATGAAGTCTGACATCCATATATTAAAAGAATTTAATTACGAGTACGCCATCAGCGGTGCGGGGGTAAGTTTGGCAGACCAGGAATTACAGAGGAAAAAGGTCATACTGGCGGATTTTCAGCCTTATTTGCGAAAGGTGAGTACTGATTTTATGAATTGGCACTTACCAACGCAACATTTTCAGGCAATAAACAACCTGGAGGCGCGGAAGATCGATCCAAACTTGCTGCTTTCTTTTCATTCGCATACTTCTAAAGATGATCGCCTTCCCGATAAAAGTCCGCTCAAACTCCAACAAATAGAAAGTGATGATGCCGTTCGAATTAAGCTTATTGTCGGTGAAACCGGTAGTGGTAAAACCTCCTTACTCCGGTACCTAGCTTACAAAGCGGCTCAGTTTTGTATAGACTATCAGGAAACCAGAATCCCGATCTTTGTTTCATTACGGGAGATTGGTCACGGTTATAAACTAGAAGACCTGATTCTCGCGGGATTGAATCGTAACGGTTATAGCTGCACTTCTTTTTTTGACTTGCCGGATAAAAATGATTTTATATTCTATCTGGACGCTTTCGACGAAATAGGAGAGGATTTTCGGCCCGAAGTATTTACGGCGATACAAAATTTGAGTCACAAGTCATTCTGTTATATAAGTACAAGACCAAATGCTCTGCCAGCATTCCGGCCTTCAGCTACTTTCGACCTGCTTCCTATCTCGGAAACACAGATTAAAGAGATAGTTCGCCAGCATATTGATAGCCGTTATTATGAATTTCAACGACAGATTGATGATCATAATCTCCGTGCAGAGTCTGGTAACATTCTGCTTTTGCTCTTTTTGATCTCACTTTTTAAAGAATCGGGAACGCTTCCAGGAACAGTCAGTAAGATTATTGCCGCTATAGTGGCGCGTGTCAAAATCTGGCAGGACGGCAAAAATCTACAGCATCAAGCTGTTAAATGGGAGGTCCTTGAGTCGCTTCTTGCGAGTTTGGCTTTTGAACTTTTCCACTCTGGTGAAATAGCGCTCACTTTGGCTGGCACAGAACGACTGTTGTTAATTGCATTGCCCGAATTGGAAAAGCAACGTAAACTTCCGCCAGGTATGACTACCGCAGAAGTTCTCGATATAATCGCTAAGACAGGGTTACTTATTGTCAATCATGATCACCTTTATTTCTGGCACCGGCTGTTTCTTAATCACTTTGCAGCACTTGGCTTAAAAGCAAAGTACCTTCAGGATTCCAATACCATAAGCACCTTAATTGCCGATGAGCGTTGGAATGTTGTAATTGTCGGCTTGGCCGCCTTACTGCCATCGGTGACAGGAGTAGTTAGTCAGCTTGAAAACAATCTTTGGCTATCTGGCTATTGCCTTGTCGAAAACAATAATTGCGGTGACAACGAAGCCGGACGCATCATTGCCAAATTGATCCAACAGACAAATTCAAGTGTGCCCGATGTACGCCAAAAAGCAGCACGTTATCTGAGCGTTATTGATTTGGCACCTGCCCGGCAATTTTTTTTTGATGTATTTGCCGGAGATTATCCTGCTGATATAAAAATGATTGCGTTGAGCACCATCGGCAAAACCCGATCTTCGGAAGCGAGAGCAATTATCTACCAACAACTTGATTGGGAAGAAAGCTCATTTTTAATGGGGCCGTCAGCGCAGGCTCACGTCGCCCGAGGACTTTATTATTACGACGAAACTGAACATTTGCAGATTGTTTCGAACTGGAAAAAAACCATGAACTACCTAATGGACCAGGAATGTAAAAACATTTTTATTGAGTTATACAGCCAGAACAGGCTTACCCCGCAGTTGATCGCAGCGTTGAAAGATCTGTATATTGACGAATATAAAGCCAAAGGTCACGGCATGGAAAAACTCGGAGCACTTGCTAAAATATTGTCGCTGGTACCTGATGATGTTTTTGCTGCGAAAATTCTTGACTTGCCTTTTATTGATAAAGAACTCTCCAAAGTAGACAGCATATATGAATTATTGAAGGAGTACCGCTCTCAGGCAGTAATCGAATTAGTGATAGCTAAACTATTTGATTCGGGTGAAGAACATTACATCGTAGAAAAACTGGCAGAAATTATTGTCGATAGCGCCTATGACGTGCCGAAGGAGACTTTCTTTAAATTAATTACTCACTCGGATAGTAATATTGCCTCTCATGCTATTGGAGCGCTTAAAAGGTTTTCATATGCAGAGGTAAAGGAAGTTGTAGAGCAGCATTTATATGCGGAACAGCCACAATTGCAAAGCTGGGCTGTGCGCGTATTAGTTGATAACGGGGAAATTGTCCGATTGGTTAGGTCCCAGAAATTTCCTCATAAATTTTTTACCCCCGGTGCGCATACATTGCTCAAAGGTGTTCGGCGTTTTCACCTTACCGAAGCGTTACCGTTAATGGAAAGAGTGTTTGAGGCTTTAGCCGAAAATAAGCGTTACGAATCAGAAGTGACTTTAGCGATGGATCTTGCTGGCTCCTATTATTTTCTTGGTACAATTAAAAAGCATACCGAAATCGTTAGCTGGTTTTTCGATGGCATCAGCTTTCTTCAAAAATCGGATAACTTACATTTTCACCTAATGAGGCACCTGAAATATATCGAACCTGAGTTGGCGGTGGCTGTAGCGGATTGTTATTTCCGCACTTATTTTCCAGACGGCGACCCCATTCGCTTTAAAACGGGTGTGTTCCTTGACGCTATTGATGATTTAGGCCAGTACGCACTTGTCCCTCGGGTAAAACAAATCGCCGAGGCGCTACTTAGTGATGCAAAACAGGCTCGAACTCATGCAGGATATGAACTAGAACGGCCAATGCGTAGCTTGGTCAAGTTGGTAACTTCGGCGGACGAGGACTGGATATTGGAACGGTTGGACGATATGAATTATAATGACGGTTTTGAATTTCCGCAACTTCGGCGAGCCGCCGAATGTTTGGCTTTTGCGGGTACAACAAAAGCTCTCTCATACTTACGACAAATAGCCAAACAACACTCCGAAAACGAGATAATCTTAAATGTTTGCCAGAATGCTTACGAGCAAATCTGTAGCCGCGAAAAGATCTTATTTGCCAATGGTGACTTATTGCAAGTACGAAATACATAA
- a CDS encoding SIR2 family protein: protein MPPTPKKETRLLISANQTISLVSETATGGVETTTIMVNDSPFKFVEDAPTTTPEKVAFANGLKRNAYSTFLKAHFENLVVLTGAGSSVGWGGLTMKELWDKVETKLTTAVLEKFCQEVKFIGNVALSTLSESEKDLEKLLSKANTAKNFVVSTFDIAGTIEICEAEIFTNCKIGLKDDSPHETFLNKITNRKLKDPRVKIFTLNYDTLFEQAAINGNFTVIDGFSFSSPRTLSGRNFDYDIVYREKSRIKEEESFVPKVFHLYKPHGSVNWELNGKDQIVINEHTTKALMIYPKDSKYENSYDQPFFEMMSRFQQNLRKDNVLLI, encoded by the coding sequence ATGCCTCCAACACCTAAAAAAGAAACGAGATTACTTATTTCAGCTAATCAGACAATATCCCTTGTTTCAGAAACAGCAACTGGAGGTGTTGAAACAACAACGATAATGGTTAATGACTCACCGTTTAAATTTGTCGAGGATGCCCCTACCACAACACCAGAAAAGGTTGCTTTCGCTAACGGATTAAAACGAAACGCATACTCTACATTTCTAAAGGCGCATTTTGAAAATTTAGTTGTATTAACCGGAGCGGGATCTTCTGTGGGATGGGGTGGTTTAACGATGAAAGAGCTTTGGGATAAGGTAGAGACCAAATTAACCACTGCTGTATTGGAAAAATTTTGCCAAGAGGTTAAGTTTATTGGTAACGTTGCCCTATCAACTCTCTCAGAATCCGAAAAAGACTTAGAAAAATTGTTGTCTAAAGCCAATACTGCGAAAAATTTTGTTGTGTCGACTTTTGATATAGCTGGTACAATAGAAATATGTGAAGCTGAAATTTTCACTAATTGCAAAATCGGATTGAAAGACGATTCACCTCACGAAACTTTCCTAAATAAAATCACAAATAGAAAATTAAAAGACCCCAGAGTAAAAATTTTCACATTGAATTACGATACGTTATTTGAGCAGGCCGCGATCAACGGTAATTTTACTGTTATTGATGGTTTTTCGTTCTCTTCTCCAAGAACATTGAGCGGGAGGAATTTCGATTATGATATTGTCTATCGTGAAAAAAGCAGAATTAAAGAAGAAGAAAGCTTTGTTCCAAAAGTTTTTCATTTATACAAACCCCATGGCTCTGTTAATTGGGAGTTAAATGGGAAAGATCAGATTGTGATTAACGAGCATACTACGAAAGCTTTGATGATTTATCCAAAAGACAGCAAGTATGAAAACTCGTATGATCAGCCATTTTTTGAAATGATGTCG